A genomic window from Arthrobacter globiformis includes:
- a CDS encoding ABC transporter permease, which translates to MTTIKSQPLADRVPILTKASGQKNIILGVIMLAALLAVGAATVQGFLSGSNIRSMLLLGAFLGLASVGQTLCALLGGLDLSIPYLIGSANIGTLFMISSGVPAGLAIVVTLVLGLMVGILNGLISLHLQNQALIVTLGVGFATVGATQILTSAGASNAGGTSGVVPEWLANISSLSGETFGLPVPPVILIWLLLAVGLVYIMRSTWFGRSTYALGGNRTAARLMLISEPRRWVTVYALSGLFSASTGILLLGFTGGAFVRVGDPYLFLTVAAVAVGGTSLLGGRGGYGSTLVGVLVLIALTSLLVGYGLDNNAQQFVLGLLIVPLVGFYARNPHIRQQI; encoded by the coding sequence ATGACAACCATCAAATCCCAGCCACTGGCAGACCGGGTTCCCATCCTGACCAAAGCCTCGGGCCAAAAAAACATTATCCTTGGCGTCATCATGTTGGCGGCACTCCTGGCAGTGGGCGCTGCCACCGTCCAAGGCTTCCTCTCCGGCTCGAATATCCGCTCGATGCTACTCCTGGGAGCCTTCCTCGGTCTTGCCTCGGTAGGCCAAACCCTCTGCGCATTACTCGGCGGGCTTGACCTTTCCATTCCATACCTGATCGGTTCCGCCAACATCGGTACCCTCTTCATGATCAGCTCCGGCGTGCCGGCAGGGCTCGCAATCGTCGTTACCCTGGTTCTCGGGCTCATGGTTGGGATTCTTAACGGGCTGATCAGTCTCCACCTCCAGAACCAGGCGCTCATCGTGACGCTCGGCGTCGGGTTCGCAACTGTAGGTGCAACACAGATCCTGACGAGTGCAGGAGCTTCGAATGCCGGTGGTACGAGCGGCGTTGTTCCTGAATGGCTCGCCAATATCTCCTCGCTCAGTGGAGAAACATTCGGACTGCCGGTTCCCCCCGTCATCCTCATTTGGCTCCTTCTCGCCGTGGGTCTGGTGTACATCATGCGTTCCACGTGGTTCGGGCGCAGCACCTACGCCCTGGGTGGAAACCGGACCGCTGCACGCCTGATGCTCATCTCCGAACCGCGTCGCTGGGTTACCGTGTACGCCTTAAGCGGCCTTTTCTCTGCATCGACCGGAATCCTTCTGCTTGGCTTTACCGGCGGAGCCTTCGTACGCGTCGGCGATCCCTATCTTTTCCTTACAGTGGCTGCAGTTGCAGTGGGGGGCACGTCGCTGCTCGGCGGCCGGGGCGGATACGGCAGCACACTGGTAGGCGTGCTCGTACTGATTGCGCTCACTTCCCTGCTGGTGGGCTACGGGCTGGATAACAACGCCCAGCAATTCGTACTCGGTCTGCTTATTGTGCCGCTGGTCGGCTTCTATGCCCGAAATCCACACATTAGACAGCAGATCTAG
- a CDS encoding iron-containing alcohol dehydrogenase, which yields MPRIERVIEGEGAVQQIPAELERRGLKRALLLTGKSIGATEQFGDLVNALGEKAAGVYTRVEAHNPVKRLAELVEVALNVDADVVIGIGGGSAIDAAKLTALGIGEGIHEGHDFLRYSISHGLPELKGNPLPVIAVPTTLSAAEWNGVAAFVDDTTNTKELTRYLVLTPNTVVLDPALCALTPRNLWTTTGVRAIDHAIEIAYATNAHPFTTALCVAALRTLAADLPRTSLDPNNVEAALRCQQAAWMSLVGVHNVPVGLSHAIGHQLGAAGVPHGVTSCITLPHVMRFYAEATEPQQTVMAAALAEARGSAVPLSAPEELELLFATLGVPRQIREFGLSPEALENVVRATMGEAEAVIRQAPRTVTAEDVRELLKQAY from the coding sequence ATGCCACGCATCGAACGTGTCATCGAGGGAGAAGGTGCAGTCCAACAGATTCCTGCCGAACTCGAGCGGCGCGGGCTGAAGCGCGCGCTCCTGCTCACCGGAAAGTCGATAGGCGCCACCGAACAATTTGGCGACCTCGTTAATGCCTTGGGGGAAAAGGCGGCGGGTGTGTACACCAGGGTGGAAGCGCACAACCCCGTCAAACGGCTGGCAGAGCTGGTCGAGGTCGCTCTGAACGTGGATGCGGATGTAGTCATTGGGATTGGCGGTGGATCGGCAATTGACGCAGCCAAGCTCACCGCCCTTGGAATAGGGGAGGGGATCCATGAAGGTCATGATTTCCTGCGCTACAGCATCTCCCATGGCCTCCCGGAGCTGAAGGGAAATCCACTCCCCGTCATTGCTGTCCCCACCACGCTGTCCGCAGCTGAGTGGAATGGCGTTGCCGCTTTTGTCGATGACACCACCAACACGAAAGAACTGACCAGGTATCTCGTATTGACTCCTAACACGGTCGTGTTGGATCCGGCGCTGTGTGCCTTGACTCCACGCAATCTTTGGACCACCACCGGCGTCAGAGCCATCGATCATGCCATTGAAATTGCTTACGCAACCAACGCACACCCGTTTACGACTGCCCTATGCGTTGCGGCTCTTCGCACCCTTGCAGCGGATTTACCCCGCACCTCGCTGGACCCTAATAACGTCGAGGCTGCCCTGCGCTGTCAACAGGCTGCCTGGATGTCCCTTGTTGGAGTACACAACGTGCCGGTGGGTCTCTCCCACGCCATCGGCCACCAGCTGGGTGCTGCAGGGGTTCCACACGGGGTGACGTCCTGCATCACGCTGCCGCACGTCATGCGCTTTTACGCTGAAGCGACTGAGCCCCAGCAGACTGTTATGGCCGCTGCTCTCGCCGAGGCCAGAGGCTCTGCGGTGCCGCTGTCAGCTCCCGAGGAATTAGAACTCCTTTTCGCAACGCTGGGTGTTCCGCGGCAGATCCGCGAGTTTGGCCTGTCACCGGAAGCGCTGGAGAACGTTGTCCGGGCAACAATGGGGGAGGCAGAAGCTGTCATTCGCCAGGCACCCCGGACCGTGACCGCTGAAGACGTCCGGGAGCTGTTGAAGCAGGCCTACTGA
- a CDS encoding FAD-binding protein translates to MSEYDLVVIGSGFAGASAALSYCERAAEEGRSGRVAVVEVGAEDERSGGSRWTMAWLRVYEDGRLDASWKDRVQETSKGLADLDYCLALEREVPGTIKYLEAHGVELYQHWENDVALEYETDKSIKWPVGGGLQIVNNLLAHFKKFENAEILYETEAIKLSISDEGRVNGVVVRGNDGLLRTLNSKAVVIASGGFEGNPEMLTQYLGNNAVDIKPIVPGLHRNKGAGIRMAMDVGADTAGQFDMFHSEVVDSRTSRPDAVIWGHNYGICVNEDGKRFFDEGEDYLFAHFELLAYEVWKNQNQKAYFITDKPVMERMRPGWVYETTDLEPEEGATLAELANKLGLDPDVLEATVQEFNNATPGGPFRPEILDGLGTQGITPPKSNWANRIESGPYYGYPLEARITFTYGGLKTDTEARVISSGGVPIPGLYAAGEITGLFYHEYPPATSSIRSMTFGRVAGANAVKYLSTIESGDQGVTGPAVPPASRAAEEADNSGSAIPAVPSSEAASKAAEAAGSRR, encoded by the coding sequence ATGTCTGAGTACGATCTGGTCGTAATTGGCAGTGGTTTCGCCGGCGCTTCGGCTGCATTGAGCTACTGCGAGAGGGCTGCCGAGGAAGGCAGATCAGGCCGCGTAGCTGTTGTGGAGGTCGGCGCAGAGGATGAACGCTCCGGCGGCTCCCGATGGACCATGGCTTGGCTGCGCGTGTACGAGGATGGGCGACTGGACGCATCTTGGAAGGATCGCGTCCAGGAGACATCGAAAGGCCTGGCTGATCTCGACTACTGCTTGGCGCTCGAACGCGAAGTCCCGGGCACCATCAAGTATCTGGAGGCCCACGGCGTCGAGCTGTATCAGCACTGGGAGAACGATGTCGCTCTTGAATACGAAACGGACAAGAGCATCAAGTGGCCGGTCGGCGGCGGTCTTCAGATCGTGAACAACCTGCTGGCACACTTCAAGAAGTTCGAGAACGCCGAGATCCTCTATGAAACTGAGGCAATCAAGCTGAGCATCTCAGACGAAGGGCGCGTAAACGGTGTCGTGGTTCGCGGAAATGATGGGCTGCTGCGGACACTCAACTCCAAGGCTGTTGTCATCGCCTCGGGCGGTTTCGAAGGCAACCCCGAGATGCTCACCCAGTACTTGGGGAACAATGCTGTGGATATCAAGCCGATCGTTCCGGGCCTCCATCGCAACAAGGGCGCAGGCATCCGGATGGCGATGGACGTGGGAGCCGACACCGCGGGACAGTTCGACATGTTCCACTCCGAGGTCGTGGACTCCCGGACCAGCCGACCTGACGCCGTGATCTGGGGACACAACTACGGCATCTGCGTCAACGAGGATGGGAAGCGCTTTTTCGACGAGGGCGAGGACTACCTCTTTGCGCACTTCGAACTGCTGGCCTACGAAGTCTGGAAGAACCAGAACCAGAAAGCATACTTCATCACCGACAAACCTGTGATGGAGCGAATGCGTCCGGGCTGGGTCTACGAGACAACGGACTTGGAGCCCGAAGAAGGGGCCACCCTGGCCGAGTTGGCCAACAAGCTGGGCCTTGATCCGGATGTCCTGGAAGCAACCGTCCAGGAGTTCAACAATGCCACTCCCGGCGGCCCCTTCCGGCCCGAAATCCTTGATGGCCTCGGCACCCAGGGGATCACGCCGCCGAAATCCAATTGGGCTAATCGGATCGAATCCGGTCCGTACTACGGTTACCCGCTCGAGGCCAGGATTACCTTCACCTACGGCGGACTCAAGACGGACACAGAGGCACGGGTCATCTCCAGCGGCGGAGTGCCGATCCCCGGACTCTACGCAGCGGGCGAGATTACGGGCCTCTTCTACCACGAGTATCCGCCGGCAACCTCCTCAATTCGCTCAATGACATTTGGACGAGTAGCAGGGGCTAACGCCGTGAAGTACCTGAGCACCATTGAGTCCGGAGATCAGGGCGTTACTGGCCCCGCAGTTCCGCCGGCCAGCCGAGCCGCTGAGGAAGCAGACAATTCCGGATCCGCCATCCCCGCGGTGCCGTCGTCGGAGGCTGCCTCGAAGGCTGCTGAGGCAGCCGGCAGCCGCCGGTAA
- a CDS encoding carboxymuconolactone decarboxylase family protein codes for MTTDHDTAVEAENHSELWQAGISLRREVLGDSYVSESLQRTAGTESEALQTHITETVWGAVWTRPGLDRRSRSLLNLGILVALNQHHELAVHVRGGLRNGLTPGEIVESIIHATAYCGAPAGLAAMRVVQKTLDEESRAAHDTEVTPA; via the coding sequence TTGACCACCGATCACGACACAGCAGTCGAAGCCGAAAATCACAGTGAACTATGGCAGGCCGGAATCAGCCTCCGCAGGGAGGTGCTGGGAGATTCCTACGTCTCCGAATCATTGCAGCGCACAGCCGGCACCGAAAGTGAAGCCCTCCAAACACACATCACGGAAACGGTCTGGGGTGCAGTATGGACGCGGCCCGGGCTCGACCGCCGAAGCCGAAGTCTCCTCAATCTCGGAATTCTGGTCGCCCTGAACCAGCACCACGAATTGGCCGTCCATGTCCGCGGAGGACTCCGGAACGGACTCACTCCAGGAGAGATCGTAGAATCCATCATTCACGCGACGGCGTACTGTGGGGCTCCGGCAGGACTGGCAGCCATGCGCGTCGTCCAGAAAACGCTCGATGAAGAGTCCCGCGCGGCCCATGACACTGAGGTCACCCCCGCCTAG